The following proteins come from a genomic window of Lolium rigidum isolate FL_2022 chromosome 5, APGP_CSIRO_Lrig_0.1, whole genome shotgun sequence:
- the LOC124655447 gene encoding RNA pseudouridine synthase 4, mitochondrial-like: MTTRMAALLLLRRLAAGGAVPRLQQPYAGLATAAARQDALDTVGEESGGPDKGNKNRWMELPPFAPVDAAAAARAIFRGEGGDEKEGGSNSTAIKWVRRCCPQLPASLVQKLFRLRKVKKNAVTAETSSADASAEQFRLKRVSAKDHLVPGDTLFLPVNIQESSVAEKTRKFDNRNEIEFLRSLEIHKDEAIIVVNKPHGMPVQGGVGIKNSIDVLAPMFEENSSDAPRLVHRLDRDCSGVLVLGRTQLSASILHAIFREKTADALADGTQQVLQRKYVALVMGTPRHPKGLLSAPLAKVLLQDGKSERLTVRAGPNTTSVQDALTEYRVIESCPQGFTWLELFPLTGRKHQLRVHCAEVLGTPIVGDYKYGRQAHQKWTPLPVPRTVDRELLRRQRLPFGLVQGGGSVTEEEPQLHLHCKQMMLPDISAAVQGLQSEDADRDFSGLEKLSFVAPLPVHMRLSWEVLKSVNK; this comes from the exons ATGACGACGAGAATGGCGGCGCTCCTCTTACTCCGAAGgctggcggccggcggcgcggtgcCAAGGCTGCAACAACCGTACGCCGGCCTAGCCACCGCAGCTGCGAGGCAAGACGCTCTAGATACTGTCGGCGAGGAGAGCGGAGGGCCGGACAAGGGGAACAAGAACCGATGGATGGAGCTCCCACCGTTCGCGCCGGtcgatgccgccgccgcggcgagaGCCATCTTTCGAGGGGAAGGAGGAGATGAAAAAGAAGGGGGCTCCAACTCCACCGCGATCAAGTGGGTCAGGCGGTGCTGCCCCCAGCTGCCGGCCTCGCTGGTGCAGAAGCTCTTCCGCCTCCGCAAG GTTAAGAAGAATGCTGTGACGGCTGAGACATCTTCTGCAGATGCTAGCGCTGAGCAATTCCGGTTGAAAAGG GTTTCGGCGAAAGATCACCTAGTGCCTGGCGATACCCTTTTTCTACCTGTTAATATTCAAGAATCTTCTGTTGCTGAGAAGACCAGGAAATTTGATAACAGGAATGAGATTGAGTTTTTGCGTAGCCTTGAGATTCACAAG GATGAAGCCATCATTGTGGTCAACAAGCCCCATGGAATGCCGGTGCAA GGTGGTGTTGGCATTAAAAACAGTATAGATGTATTAGCCCCGATGTTTGAAGAAAATTCTTCTGATGCACCTCGCCTG GTCCACAGGCTTGATAGGGATTGCAGTGGTGTCCTTGTTCTGGGTAGAACTCAACTTAGCGCTTCCATTTTGCATGCTATATTTCGTGAGAAAACTGCTGATGCTTTAGCTGAT GGTACTCAACAAGTATTGCAAAGAAAATATGTTGCCCTTGTGATGGGAACACCTAGACATCCCAAGGGTTTACTATCGGCCCCACTTGCGAAG GTTTTATTACAAGACGGCAAGTCTGAACGTCTGACAGTTAGAGCTGGTCCAAATACTACTTCTGTTCAGGATGCTTTGACAGAGTACAGAGTGATTGAATCTTGCCCCCAAG GGTTCACTTGGTTAGAATTGTTTCCCCTTACCGGAAGAAAGCATCAG CTCCGAGTCCACTGTGCCGAGGTTCTTGGAACACCGATCGTTGGGGACTACAAGTACGGACGCCAAGCGCACCAGAAATGGACGCCCCTCCCCGTACCGCGAACCGTCGACAGGGAGCTGCTCAGGAGACAGAGGCTTCCCTTTGGCCTTGTCCAGGGTGGCGGAAGCGTCACGGAGGAGGAACCTCAGCTGCATCTACACTGCAAGCAGATGATGCTCCCTGATATCTCGGCTGCCGTCCAAGGGTTGCAGTCAGAGGACGCGGATCGTGATTTCTCGGGTCTCGAGAAGCTCAGCTTCGTTGCTCCGTTGCCGGTACACATGCGGCTGAGCTGGGAGGTTTTGAAGTCTGTTAACAAGTAA
- the LOC124656518 gene encoding probable transcription factor At4g00390, translating to MAPNRAAAATGSSSSTEEDGDTSSSDSTTSHNQEVADEEREERESSSSSSEESESEEECAAAPSSKRIDPPVTAALKAEVQEDVDFQPSNRIDQRALVRPAEAEESAANKLPPARGRKRASGEIGRSLVPAPARKKSKNTAQHSESPEPRPKRTRRVWAPDDEVLVLEALAQHRRQHGSLPAPGDSDFFESIREGLEEKSFQHSDIKDKVRSLLRRYRSRAVSTSDHDKRIRNLSRDVWGNLLPVVAATGSIDGSEEDDGAPAISGDGQSESGGRRSGTKGLKKMCEMYPLLAQEVKLLAKVQPCFESSFARLDAKRAQDVEKKLERVKYAELKIESRMVLEVHAPKAKISKKLISLLTKVSKNV from the exons ATGGCTcccaaccgcgccgccgccgccaccggctccTCCTCCAGTACGGAAGAAGACGGGGACACGTCCTCCAGCGATTCTACTACCTCCCACAACCAAGAGGTGGCAGACGAGGAAAGGGAGGAAAGggaatcgtcgtcgtcgtcttcggagGAATCAGAATCGGAGGAGGAatgcgcggcggcg CCATCAAGCAAGAGGATCGACCCTCCCGTGACCGCGGCGCTCAAAGCGGAGGTCCAGGAGGACGTTGATTTCCAGCCAAGCAACCGCATCGACCAGCGGGCGCTGGTGCGGCCTGCGGAGGCAGAGGAATCCGCGGCCAACAAACTCCCGCCCGCCCGCGGCAGGAAGAGGGCGTCCGGCGAGATCGGCAGGTCGCTGGTGCCGGCGCCGGCACGGAAAAAGAGCAAGAACACGGCGCAGCACAGCGAGTCGCCAGAGCCCAGGCCGAAGAGAACCAGGCGCGTATGGGCTCCTGATGACGAGGTCCTGGTTCTCGAGGCGCTTGCTCAGCACCGCCGCCAGCACGGGTCGCTGCCGGCTCCTGGGGACTCTGACTTCTTCGAATCCATCCGCGAGGGCCTCGAGGAGAAGAGCTTCCAGCACTCCGATATCAAGGATAAAGTGCGCAGCCTGCTTCGTCGCTACAGATCACGCGCGGTGTCTACTTCGGACCATGATAAGCGCATTCGTAACCTCTCTAGAGATGTCTGGGGCAACCTGCTGCCGGTTGTGGCCGCCACTGGCTCCATCGATGGCAGCGAAGAGGATGACGGCGCCCCCGCCATCTCTGGGGACGGCCAGTCTGAGAGTGGTGGCAGAAGGTCTGGTACCAAGGGCTTGAAGAAAATGTGTGAGATGTATCCTCTGCTTGCGCAGGAGGTGAAACTGCTCGCGAAAGTGCAGCCTTGCTTCGAAAGCTCATTCGCCAGACTAGATGCCAAGAGGGCGCAGGACGTCGAGAAGAAGCTGGAGAGAGTCAAATATGCGGAGTTGAAGATCGAGTCGCGGATGGTGCTGGAGGTGCATGCGCCCAAGGCAAAGATTAGTAAGAAGCTTATCAGTCTTCTCACGAAGGTTTCCAAGAATGTATGA
- the LOC124656517 gene encoding U4/U6 small nuclear ribonucleoprotein PRP4-like protein — MAKDEQMQYPFFTEGTRELLQARINIAHYSLPRAKARLERANKQPRLGDSGEDPDNHVVKRAGDFVLNCSEIGDDRPLTACSFSRDASMLATSSWSGITKVWSITPPGITKIAALKGHTERATDVAFSPADNCLLATASADKTAKLCNISSDNRSLLTSFHGHQDRLARLAFHPSGRYLGTASFDKTWRLWDVNTGTQLLLQEGHSRGVYGVGFHPDGSLAASCGLDAHALVWDLRSGRLYYTLTGHVSPVLGVSFSPNGRLVATAGEDNFCRIWDLRMTGKLLYSIPAHKSLVSQVKFEPRDGAYLATSSYDTTTALWSAQDYRPIKTLDGHDSTVTGMDISGDGQQIVTVSHDRTIKIWSCSTSSTRRDNEMQLD; from the coding sequence ATGGCCAAGGACGAGCAGATGCAATACCCGTTCTTCACGGAGGGCACCAGGGAACTGCTCCAGGCGCGCATCAACATCGCGCACTACTCCCTGCCTCGTGCTAAGGCCAGGCTCGAGAGGGCCAACAAGCAGCCCCGCCTCGGTGACTCCGGCGAGGACCCCGACAACCATGTCGTGAAGCGGGCAGGGGACTTCGTCCTCAACTGCAGCGAGATCGGAGACGACCGCCCGCTCACCGCCTGCTCCTTCTCCCGCGACGCGTCAATGCTCGCCACGAGCTCCTGGAGCGGGATCACCAAAGTATGGAGCATCACGCCACCAGGGATAACCAAAATCGCGGCCCTCAAAGGCCACACAGAACGTGCTACAGATGTCGCTTTCTCTCCGGCCGATAACTGCCTACTAGCAACAGCCTCCGCGGACAAAACCGCCAAACTATGTAATATCAGCAGCGATAACAGGTCACTTCTAACGTCTTTTCACGGTCACCAGGATCGTCTTGCTCGCCTCGCCTTCCATCCATCCGGAAGATACCTTGGCACAGCCAGCTTCGACAAGACCTGGAGACTTTGGGATGTCAACACCGGGACACAGCTCCTACTCCAGGAGGGGCATAGCAGAGGTGTATACGGAGTCGGCTTCCACCCTGACGGCTCCCTAGCTGCATCCTGTGGACTTGATGCGCACGCTCTGGTCTGGGACCTAAGATCTGGAAGATTATACTATACCCTCACAGGGCATGTCAGTCCTGTCCTTGGAGTCAGCTTCTCCCCTAATGGTCGTCTAGTCGCAACCGCGGGTGAGGACAATTTTTGTCGAATATGGGATCTGAGGATGACTGGAAAGTTGTTGTATTCCATACCGGCACATAAGAGTCTTGTTTCGCAGGTGAAGTTCGAACCCCGGGATGGTGCTTATCTGGCGACGTCTTCCTATGACACTACAACGGCGCTATGGTCAGCCCAGGATTACAGACCAATAAAAACTTTGGATGGCCATGACTCCACGGTTACCGGTATGGATATCAGTGGAGATGGGCAGCAGATCGTGACTGTTTCACATGATCGAACCATAAAGATTTGGTCATGCAGCACAAGCAGCACGCGGCGGGACAatgagatgcagttggattaa
- the LOC124653064 gene encoding triacylglycerol lipase 1 produces MARAVSGGGAAAALASTLLLVLLSGAVHGSSSASAALRRAVPRDADAADVGLCEQLLLPLGYPCTEHTVETSDGFLISLQHIPHGKNGVADNTGPPVFLQHGLFQGGDTWFINSAEQSLGYILADNGFDVWIGNVRGTRWSKGHSTLTVHDKLFWDWSWQELAEYDLLAMLSYVYTVRQSKILYVGHSQGTIMGLAAFTLPEIAKMISSAALLCPITYLDHVSARFVVRAVAMHLDQMLVTMGIHQLNFRSDMGVQIVDSLCDDGHVDCNDLLSSITGENCCFNGSRVDYYLEYEPHPSSTKNLRHLFEMIRKGTFARYDYGLLGNLMRYGRLAPPPFDLSSIPESLRMWMGYGGLDALADVTDVERTVKELRTTPELLYIGDYGHIDFVMSVKAKDDVYVDLMRFLRANGSLHSSY; encoded by the exons ATGGCGCGGGCGGTCtcgggaggaggcgccgccgccgcgctcgcctcgaccctcctcctcgtcctcctctccgGCGCGGTCCACgggtcctcctccgcctcggccgccCTCCGCCGCGCCGTGCCGCGcgacgccgacgccgccgacgTCGGGCTCTGCGAGCAGCTGCTCCTGCCGCTGGGCTACCCGTGCACCGAGCACACC GTTGAAACAAGCGATGGCTTTCTAATATCTCTTCAGCATATTCCGCATGGCAAAAACGGAGTTGCTGACAATACTGGACCTCCGGTTTTTCTTCAGCACGGACTTTTTCAG GGAGGAGACACATGGTTCATAAATTCTGCTGAACAGTCGCTTGGATATATCCTTGCTGATAATGGCTTTGATGTTTGGATTGGCAATGTTCGTGGAACACGCTGGAGTAAAGGCCATTCAACTTTGACTGTTCATGATAAG CTTTTCTGGGATTGGAGCTGGCAAGAGCTTGCTGAATATGATCTTCTGGCGATGTTAAGCTATGTGTATACAGTTAGACAGTCCAAAATTTTGTACGTGGGACATTCACAG ggaACTATTATGGGTTTGGCTGCTTTTACATTGCCTGAAATTGCAAAGATGATTAGCTCTGCTGCACTTCTTTGTCCAATTACTTACCTTGATCATGTTAGTGCTCGTTTTGTTGTCAGAGCAGTTGCCATGCATCTTGACCAG ATGCTAGTTACCATGGGCATCCATCAGCTGAACTTCCGGAG CGATATGGGGGTTCAGATAGTAGATTCGTTATGCGATGATGGACATGTGGACTGCAACGATTTGTTGTCTTCGATAACAG GGGAAAATTGTTGCTTCAATGGATCAAGGGTTGACTATTACTTGGAATACGAACCTCATCCATCATCAACCAAAAACTTACGTCATCTATTTGAGA TGATCAGGAAGGGCACTTTCGCAAGGTATGACTACGGACTGTTGGGAAATCTGATGCGCTATGGTCGGCTGGCCCCTCCTCCGTTTGACCTAAGCAGCATACCGGAATCACTGCGAATGTGGATGGGATATGGTGGTCTCGATGCACTGGCTGATGTAACGGATGTCGAGCGTACTGTCAAGGAGCTGAGGACTACTCCGGAGCTGTTGTACATTGGTGACTACGGCCACATCGACTTTGTCATGAGCGTGAAGGCGAAAGATGATGTTTACGTCGACCTGATGAGGTTTCTTAGGGCAAATGGATCGTTGCACAGTAGCTATTAG